CGGTGTCCACGTTCATGGGCATCACGCGCTCGCCCGGCGCCCACGGCTTCTGCCACGGCGCGGTGCCCTGCTTGATCTGCTCGATGATCGCGTCGGCGAACTTGCGGTGATATTCGTCGTGGTTCATCCGTCCACCTCCTCGCCTGCGGCGCCGTGCGGGTCGCCCCAGGCGGCCACGATGTCGTCCTCGCTCCCCACGTCCTCGGGGAACAGGCCGTACTCCTCGGC
Above is a window of Candidatus Palauibacter scopulicola DNA encoding:
- a CDS encoding ArdC family protein yields the protein MNHDEYHRKFADAIIEQIKQGTAPWQKPWAPGERVMPMNVDT